A single Micromonospora sp. CCTCC AA 2012012 DNA region contains:
- a CDS encoding NAD(P)/FAD-dependent oxidoreductase has translation MKLPHTGRALADAAPVPYWLDRPERPDPLPPLTGAATADLLVVGGGYAGLWTALLAKEADPGRDVLLVEAGTCGWAASGRNGGFCAASLTHGLANGVDRFPDEIDELERLGRENLDAIAAAIAEHGIDCDFERTGELAVAVEPYQLAGLAEDAELARRYGHDVRLLDREEVRAEVASPTYLGGMWDADRVAMLDPAKLAWGLRRACLERGVRIHEHTRVTGLRRDGAALRLDTTGGGTDAVPGEVRARRVALATNAFPPLLRRLRAWLVPVYDYALMTEPLTPAQRDAIGWRNRQGLADTGNQFHYYRITTDGRILFGGYDAVYHYGNRTAPELEQRAATFTALAEHFFSTFPQLDGLRFSHRWGGVIDTCTRFCPFFGTAYDGRLAYTAGFTGLGVGATRFGARVMLDLLAGRDTPLTRLDLVRSKPLPFPPEPLRATGINLTRWSLARADAHEGRRNLWLRTLDRLGLGFDS, from the coding sequence ATGAAGCTCCCGCATACCGGCCGGGCGCTGGCCGACGCGGCACCCGTGCCGTACTGGTTGGACCGCCCGGAACGACCGGACCCGCTGCCGCCGCTGACCGGGGCGGCCACCGCCGACCTGCTGGTGGTCGGCGGCGGGTACGCCGGCCTCTGGACCGCCCTGCTGGCCAAGGAGGCCGACCCGGGGCGGGACGTGCTGCTGGTCGAGGCCGGCACCTGCGGCTGGGCGGCGTCGGGGCGCAACGGTGGGTTCTGCGCCGCCTCGCTCACGCACGGGCTGGCCAACGGCGTCGACCGGTTCCCCGACGAGATCGACGAGCTGGAACGGCTCGGCCGGGAGAACCTGGACGCGATCGCCGCCGCGATCGCGGAGCACGGCATCGACTGCGACTTCGAACGGACCGGTGAGCTGGCGGTGGCGGTCGAGCCGTACCAGCTCGCCGGGCTCGCCGAGGACGCCGAACTGGCCCGCCGGTACGGCCACGACGTGCGCCTGCTCGACCGCGAGGAGGTACGCGCCGAGGTGGCCTCGCCGACGTACCTGGGCGGGATGTGGGACGCCGACCGGGTGGCCATGCTGGATCCGGCGAAGCTGGCCTGGGGGCTGCGGCGGGCCTGCCTGGAGCGCGGCGTACGGATCCACGAGCACACCCGGGTCACCGGCCTGCGCCGCGACGGCGCCGCCCTGCGGCTGGACACCACGGGCGGCGGCACCGACGCCGTCCCCGGCGAGGTACGCGCCCGCCGGGTCGCGCTGGCCACCAACGCGTTCCCGCCGCTGCTGCGCCGGCTGCGGGCCTGGCTGGTGCCGGTCTACGACTACGCGCTGATGACCGAGCCGCTGACGCCCGCCCAGCGGGACGCCATCGGGTGGCGCAACCGGCAGGGGCTCGCCGACACCGGCAACCAGTTCCACTACTACCGGATCACCACCGACGGCCGGATCCTCTTCGGCGGCTACGACGCCGTCTACCACTACGGCAACCGGACGGCCCCCGAGCTGGAGCAGCGGGCCGCCACCTTCACCGCCCTCGCCGAGCACTTCTTCAGCACGTTCCCGCAGCTCGACGGGCTCCGCTTCAGCCACCGCTGGGGCGGGGTCATCGACACCTGCACCCGGTTCTGCCCGTTCTTCGGCACCGCCTACGACGGGCGACTCGCCTACACCGCCGGGTTCACCGGGCTCGGAGTCGGGGCGACCCGGTTCGGCGCCCGGGTGATGCTCGACCTGCTCGCCGGCCGGGACACCCCGCTGACCCGGCTCGACCTGGTGCGCAGCAAGCCGCTGCCGTTCCCGCCGGAGCCCTTGCGGGCCACCGGCATCAACCTCACCCGCTGGTCGCTCGCCCGTGCCGACGCGCACGAGGGGCGGCGCAACCTCTGGCTCCGTACGCTCGATCGTCTTGGTTTGGGGTTCGATTCCTGA
- a CDS encoding ABC transporter permease — protein MRISRWLADRWVMIVALLVLAYLSLPIVVVAGLSFNRPSSRLSYDFNEFTLDNWTHPCATSDMCDAVVRSVQIGFIATVVSTVLGTLMAFALVRHRFRGRAGINVLIFLPMATPELVMGTSLLALFVSAGVPQGFWTIVIAHVMFCVSFVVVTVKARLAGMDRRLEEAAMDLYASEWQTFRRITLPLVLPGIVAAALLAFSLSFDDFIITNFNAGTTVTFPMYVWGAAQRGIPPQVNVIGTAMFVIALLLVGASSLRGRRARRADLAVRTAPAGPAQSRS, from the coding sequence GTGAGGATCTCGCGTTGGCTGGCCGACCGGTGGGTCATGATCGTCGCGCTGCTCGTGCTGGCCTACCTGTCGCTGCCGATCGTCGTGGTGGCCGGGCTGTCGTTCAACCGCCCGTCCAGCCGGCTCTCCTACGACTTCAACGAGTTCACCCTCGACAACTGGACGCACCCCTGCGCCACCTCGGACATGTGCGACGCGGTGGTCCGCAGCGTGCAGATCGGCTTCATCGCCACCGTCGTCTCCACCGTGCTCGGCACGCTGATGGCGTTCGCGCTGGTCCGGCACCGGTTCCGGGGCCGGGCCGGGATCAACGTGCTGATCTTCCTGCCGATGGCCACCCCCGAACTGGTGATGGGCACCTCGCTGCTCGCCCTCTTCGTCTCCGCCGGGGTGCCGCAAGGCTTCTGGACCATCGTCATCGCGCACGTGATGTTCTGCGTGTCGTTCGTGGTGGTGACCGTCAAGGCGCGGCTGGCCGGCATGGACCGGCGGCTGGAGGAGGCTGCGATGGACCTCTACGCCAGCGAGTGGCAGACGTTCCGGCGGATCACCCTGCCGCTGGTGCTGCCGGGCATCGTGGCCGCCGCGCTGCTCGCCTTCTCGCTCAGCTTCGACGACTTCATCATCACCAACTTCAACGCCGGCACCACCGTCACCTTCCCGATGTACGTCTGGGGCGCCGCCCAGCGGGGCATCCCGCCGCAGGTGAACGTCATCGGCACGGCGATGTTCGTGATCGCGCTGCTGCTGGTCGGGGCCAGCTCGCTGCGCGGGCGACGGGCCCGCCGTGCCGACCTCGCGGTGCGGACCGCGCCCGCCGGACCGGCGCAGAGCCGGTCATGA
- a CDS encoding ABC transporter permease, which produces MTALAHVPTPSGQAAPPAPRRGRYGLLPYLLLLPGAAWLVIFFALPLLQLAAASLYDPSGSLSTGYALTWAFGNYPEAMQAYWPQFVRSFGYSAIALVLALLMGYPLAYAIAQKAGRWKNLLLVSVVAPMFTSFLVRTLAWKTILSDNGWVVGLLRDVHLLGPDGRLLATPIAVVLGLTYNFLPFLVLPLYASLERLDYRLLEAASDLYASSFQAFRRVTLPLSMPGLIAGTLLFFIPATGDYINAELLGTPNEYMIGNVIDSAFLVRLDYPQGAALSFLLMAAILAVVFVYLRRAGTEEVL; this is translated from the coding sequence GTGACCGCGCTGGCCCACGTACCCACCCCGTCGGGACAGGCCGCGCCGCCGGCCCCCCGGCGGGGGCGGTACGGGCTGCTGCCGTACCTGCTGCTGCTGCCGGGGGCGGCGTGGCTGGTCATCTTCTTCGCCCTGCCGCTGCTCCAGCTCGCCGCCGCCAGCCTCTACGACCCGAGCGGCTCGCTCTCCACCGGGTACGCGCTGACCTGGGCCTTCGGCAACTATCCGGAGGCGATGCAGGCGTACTGGCCGCAGTTCGTCCGGTCGTTCGGCTATTCGGCGATCGCGCTGGTGCTGGCCCTGCTGATGGGCTACCCGCTGGCCTACGCGATCGCGCAGAAGGCCGGCCGGTGGAAGAACCTGCTGCTGGTCAGCGTCGTCGCGCCGATGTTCACCAGCTTCCTGGTGCGCACCCTGGCCTGGAAGACCATCCTCTCCGACAACGGCTGGGTGGTCGGGCTGCTGCGGGACGTACACCTGCTCGGTCCGGACGGTCGGCTGCTGGCCACCCCGATCGCGGTGGTGCTCGGCCTGACGTACAACTTCCTGCCCTTCCTGGTGCTGCCGCTGTACGCGAGCCTGGAGCGGCTGGACTACCGGCTGCTGGAGGCGGCCAGCGACCTGTACGCCAGCTCGTTCCAGGCGTTCCGTCGGGTCACCCTGCCGCTGTCGATGCCCGGCCTGATCGCCGGCACGCTGCTCTTCTTCATCCCGGCCACCGGCGACTACATCAACGCCGAGCTGCTCGGTACGCCGAACGAGTACATGATCGGCAACGTCATCGACTCGGCGTTCCTGGTGCGACTCGACTACCCGCAGGGCGCGGCCCTGTCGTTCCTGCTGATGGCGGCGATCCTCGCGGTGGTCTTCGTCTACCTGCGCCGGGCCGGCACGGAGGAGGTCCTGTGA